From Rhodovibrio salinarum DSM 9154:
TCCCGCATCTGCTGCCGGTCAGCGCGTTCCTGGGCGGCGTTGCGGCAACCTGGCTGGTGTATATGATCGCGAGTCGCGACGGCACCACCGAGGTGGCCGTGCTGTTGCTTGCGGGCGTCGCGCTGAACGCGATCGTCGGCGCGGCGATCGGCTTGCTGATCTTCCTGAGCGACGATCAGGAGCTGCGCGATCTTAACTTCTGGTTGCTGGGTAGTCTTGGTGGTGCGACCTGGGAACGGATCGCCGTCGCAGCTCCCTTGATCCTGGTGCCCTCACTGCTGTTGATCTTCCAGGGCCGTCGCCTGAACGCGCTGCTTCTGGGGGAGTTCGAGGCCGGCCATCTGGGCGTGGCGGTCGAGCAGACCAAACGCCGGATCGTCCTGTTCGCCGCGATGGCGGTTGGCGCCTCGGTCGCGTTGGCGGGCGTGATCGGCTTCGTGGGGCTGGTCGTCCCGCATCTGATTCGGCTCTTGATCGGTCCGGACCATCGCACGTTGTTGCCGGCGACCCTCTTCTTGGGTGCTGCACTGCTGCTGCTGGCGGATATCCTGGCGCGGACGGTCGCACTGCCTGCGGAACTGCCGATCGGCATTCTGACCAGCACGGTGGGTGGGCCCTTCTTCCTGTGGCTGTTGCTGCGCCAGCGAACCCAGTGGGTGATGTGATGCTCTCAGCTCGCGATATTCAGGTTGCGCGCGGCGGCCGGACGGTGCTGACGGACGCGTCGTTGGATGTCCGGCCCGGCCAGTTGCTCGCGGTGATCGGTCCGAATGGGGCGGGTAAGTCCAGTCTGTTGCAGGTGTTGTCCCGCGCACTGGCCCCGGACGCCGGCGCGGTGGCGCTCGACGGGCGGCCGCTGTCCGACTGGCATCGGGGCGAGCTCGCCCGGCGCCGGGCGGTACTGCCGCAGGCGCCGTCGGTCGCTTTTCCTTTTCGCGTGCGCGATGTGGTGGCACTCGGGCGCAGTCCGCATGCGGGTCTAACCGATCGCGCCGCTGATCAGGCGATCATCGAGGCGGCCATGAGAGAGACCGCAATCACACATCTGGCCGGGCGGATCTACGGCACGTTGTCTGGCGGCGAACGTCAGCGCGTTCACTTGGCGCGTGTGCTTGCCCAGGTCTGGGCGTCTCTGGATGATGACAGCGCCTGTTATCTGTTGCTTGACGAGCCGACCAATAATCTCGACCTCGCGCATCAGCATGATCTGCTGGTACAGGCCCGGCGCTTCGCGGCTCGTGGCGGGGGCGTACTGGCAATTCTGCACGATCCCAATCTGGCCGCGGCTTATGCCGACCGCATTGCTATCGTGGCTGGCGGTCGGGTGGTGATGGAGGGTATGCCCGAGTCCGTGCTCAGCGCCGAGACGTTGACGACGACCTTCGGGATGCCTGTCGAGGTTTTTCGACCGCACGGCGCGGCGCGGCCGCTGATCTTTCCCGCACCGCCTGTGGAGAATGCGTCTACTCAAGCTGAAAGGGACCAAGAGCCATGTTCTTCGCGATGAACCGTTTCCATGTCCAGCGTGGTGCGGAAGACCGTTTCGAGGAGGTTTGGGCCAACCGCGAATCACACCTATCGGAGGTGCCGGGCTTTGTCGCCTTCAAGTTGCTGCGTGGGCCGGAGATGGAGACTTATACCCTGTTCGTTTCCCACACCACTTGGGAGTCCCGGGACGCGTTCGAAGCCTGGACCCGCTCCGATGCCTTCCGGAAGGCGCACGCCTCGGCGGGGGCGAACAAGGATATCTATCTGGGCCCGCCGCAGTTTGAGGGCTTCGAGGTAGTGCAGTCCGAGCCCTGATGCCTATCGCCCTGTGAGACCGACAGGCCGGTGTGTCGGCGTGCCGACCTCCGGCCTGTCGAGAGGGTGGGGATACTCAAAGAGTGTAATTTCAGTGTCTAGGCGGTGCGTGCGAGATGTGTGCAGGCATAACAAAGAAGAGGTCATACGGGCTCTGCACACCTGTGCGACGCTCAACTATTGGTGATACGTGTGTTTGAGCGGGCTGTTAACGCAGTCCGGAGTGCCATTTACGGTTTTTTATAGCTTCCAGAAATAGCTTGCAGCCGGACTCAAGTTGGCCTGTGCAAGCTGCTTCGGTGAGGTGCTCTGCCAGGGCCGGCTGTTACCAGCTCTAACGCGGAAGGTTCCATGATCCGGTTTCGTTCGATCGGCTTGCGTCTGGCCCTGGCAAGTGCGGCCCTGGTTGCTGTGCTCTTGGGCGCCGGCATTGCGGTGGTTTCCACGTCTGTCACGGGCGCCGTGAGTGACCTGGCGACGACCCGGTTGGAGCAGACCGGAAAGGCCCAGGCTCAGCGCGTACGCGGGCAGCTCGCCGGTGTGATGCAGACCGCCAAAACGATCAGCAGTACTGCAGAGGGGCTGATCGACGCCGGCTATAGAGAGCGCGCGGGCGTCACTCGCCTGCTTGAGCGGACGATGACCGAGGACCCTCGGCTCTCGGGCGCCTGGATCGCCTTCGAACCGAACGCTTTCGACGGGCGGGACGCCGAGCTGGCGGGCCAAAGCGGCGTTGACACCCAGACCGAGAATGGGCGCTTCACACCCTACTACTACAACTATGGCAACGGCGTTCAGGAAACGCATTCTAAGGACATGAGCGGTGCCTGGTACCAGGCCGCATTCCAAAATGGTCAGCCGTACATGACCGACCCGACGATCTATACGATCGAAGGCACCGACATCCTGCTCACCTCCGCCGCCGTACCTCTGAAGGTCAATGGCAAGACCCTTGGCGTTGCCGGCGCCGACATCGATCTCTCCAGCCTGTCAGATCAATTCGCCCAGATTCGTCCTTACGGAGAGGGGCACGTCCGGCTGGTCTCTCATGGTGGCCTTTGGACCGCGACAGGGACCCCAGAACATCTTGGTAAGTCGGTTGGCGAAACGACACCAGCGCTAGCCTCCGCCATCGATCGTGCGCTAAGCGAGGGCAGCACGCAGTTGATGCGCGATGCTGCGGGTCTGCTGCATGTGGTCGTGCCGACCGAGGTTCAGGATTTCAAGCGCAACTGGGCCGTCGTCGTCTCGGTGCCGGAAGCGGTGATCCTGAGCAAGGCGCGCGAGCTGTCGAACAAGCTGATCATCGGTGGCCTGCTGTTGGTCGCCTTGCTGGTCACGGCGCTGCTGATCCTCACCCATCGCATGATCCGGCGGCCACTGTCGCGCAGCATTGACACGATCCAGCGGCTTCAGGAAGGCGACCTGGATACGGAAGAGGCCGACACCGCCCGCCGCGACGAAATTGGCGACATCAACCGCGCGTTGGACGACTTCAAGGCCAACATGCAGCGGGTTCGAAGCCTGGAAGCCGAGCGTGCCGAGGCCGAACAACGCAACGCCGCCGAACGGCAGGCACAGCGCGAGCAGCTGGCAAGCGACTTCGAGAATGTCGTGGGGAGTGCGATCGGATCCCTGCGCGAACAGGCGACGGCGCTCAACAGCACCTCGGAGACGCTCTCCGCGACGGCCGCGGACTCGCTGCATCAGGCGGATGTGGTTGCCAGTCGCACGAACAGCGCGTCCGGTAACGTTCAGACTGTGGCCGCCGCG
This genomic window contains:
- a CDS encoding FecCD family ABC transporter permease, with product MKADGERISTGVRSVPSAYLGMLACLLTAMAAFLLAVGYGAVAIPPGDVLRIVGTHLGLGSDAEVTRVQETVLLAIRLPRAVLGGLVGAGLAVAGAALQGLFRNPLADPALIGVSNGAALAAAATIVVGSAGVLGLPAWLIPHLLPVSAFLGGVAATWLVYMIASRDGTTEVAVLLLAGVALNAIVGAAIGLLIFLSDDQELRDLNFWLLGSLGGATWERIAVAAPLILVPSLLLIFQGRRLNALLLGEFEAGHLGVAVEQTKRRIVLFAAMAVGASVALAGVIGFVGLVVPHLIRLLIGPDHRTLLPATLFLGAALLLLADILARTVALPAELPIGILTSTVGGPFFLWLLLRQRTQWVM
- a CDS encoding heme ABC transporter ATP-binding protein, encoding MGDVMLSARDIQVARGGRTVLTDASLDVRPGQLLAVIGPNGAGKSSLLQVLSRALAPDAGAVALDGRPLSDWHRGELARRRAVLPQAPSVAFPFRVRDVVALGRSPHAGLTDRAADQAIIEAAMRETAITHLAGRIYGTLSGGERQRVHLARVLAQVWASLDDDSACYLLLDEPTNNLDLAHQHDLLVQARRFAARGGGVLAILHDPNLAAAYADRIAIVAGGRVVMEGMPESVLSAETLTTTFGMPVEVFRPHGAARPLIFPAPPVENASTQAERDQEPCSSR
- a CDS encoding antibiotic biosynthesis monooxygenase family protein; this encodes MFFAMNRFHVQRGAEDRFEEVWANRESHLSEVPGFVAFKLLRGPEMETYTLFVSHTTWESRDAFEAWTRSDAFRKAHASAGANKDIYLGPPQFEGFEVVQSEP
- a CDS encoding methyl-accepting chemotaxis protein, whose protein sequence is MIRFRSIGLRLALASAALVAVLLGAGIAVVSTSVTGAVSDLATTRLEQTGKAQAQRVRGQLAGVMQTAKTISSTAEGLIDAGYRERAGVTRLLERTMTEDPRLSGAWIAFEPNAFDGRDAELAGQSGVDTQTENGRFTPYYYNYGNGVQETHSKDMSGAWYQAAFQNGQPYMTDPTIYTIEGTDILLTSAAVPLKVNGKTLGVAGADIDLSSLSDQFAQIRPYGEGHVRLVSHGGLWTATGTPEHLGKSVGETTPALASAIDRALSEGSTQLMRDAAGLLHVVVPTEVQDFKRNWAVVVSVPEAVILSKARELSNKLIIGGLLLVALLVTALLILTHRMIRRPLSRSIDTIQRLQEGDLDTEEADTARRDEIGDINRALDDFKANMQRVRSLEAERAEAEQRNAAERQAQREQLASDFENVVGSAIGSLREQATALNSTSETLSATAADSLHQADVVASRTNSASGNVQTVAAATEELSAAIQEIASQAGRAAETAKTATTEAERSNQSVNALAEKVDRIGSVVVMIQDIAEQTNLLALNATIEAARAGEAGKGFAVVANEVKSLAEQTANATKEITQQIEEVRSETTGTVEAIRSIVTTITDLEQNATAISAAVEEQSTATTDISENVSRAAESTTGAAETVAEMRVASERTGDTAREVSGVAEAVDTGMSNIESASARFLQGLRAS